A portion of the Anser cygnoides isolate HZ-2024a breed goose chromosome 29, Taihu_goose_T2T_genome, whole genome shotgun sequence genome contains these proteins:
- the LOC125181462 gene encoding olfactory receptor 14C36-like: MPNSSSVSEFLLLAFTDTRELQLLHFALFLGIYLAALLGNGLILTAVACDHHLHTPMYFFLLNLALLDLGCISTTLPKAMANSLWDTRAISYQGCAAQILFLVFFFGTEYSLITIMAYDRYVAICKPLHYGSLLGSRACVKMAAAAWGSGFLNAVLHTANTFSVPLCQGNAVDQFFCEIPQILKLSCSDAYLREVGVVVFSVSVLFGCSIFIVISYIQILRVVLRIPSEHRLHKAFSTCLPHVAVVSLFISTVMFAYLKPLYISSPSRDLVVSFLYSVVPPAVNPLIYSMRNQELRDAVRALLECTILQHSHL, translated from the coding sequence atgcccaacagcagctctgtgagcgagttcctcctgctggcattcacagacacgcgcgagctgcaactcctgcacttcgcgctcttcctgggcatctacctggctgccctcctgggcaacggaCTCATCCTCACAGctgtagcctgcgaccaccacctccacacccccatgtacttcttcctgctcaacctcgccctcctcgacctgggatgcatctccaccactctccccaaagccatggccaattccctctgggacacaagggccatctcctatcaaggatgtgctgcacaaaTCCTCTTTTTAGTCTTCTTCTTTGGCACAGAGTATTCTCTTATCACCATtatggcctacgaccgctacgttgccatctgcaagcccctgcactatgggagcctcctgggcagcagagcttgtgtcaagatggcagcagctgcctggggcagtggctttctcaatgctgttcTGCATACagccaatacattttcagtgcccctctgccaaggcaatgctgtggaccagttcttctgtgaaatcccccagatcctcaagctctcctgctcagatgcctatCTCAGGGAAGTTGGAGTAGTTGTATTTAGTGTTTCTGTATTATTTGGTTGttctattttcattgttatttccTATATTCAGATCCTCAGGGTGGTTCTaaggatcccctctgagcaccgtttgcacaaagccttttctaCGTGCCTCCCTCACGTGGCagtggtctccctgtttatcagcactgtcatgtttgcctacctgaagcctcTCTACATTTCTAGTCCATCCCGGGACCTggtggtgtcatttctgtactctgtggtgcctccagcagtgaatcccctcatctacagcatgaggaaccaggaactAAGGGATGCAGTGAGGGCACTGCTGGAATGCACAATTCTCCAACATAGTCACCTATAA
- the LOC136787372 gene encoding olfactory receptor 14A16-like, protein MPNSSSVSEFLLLAFADTRELQLLHFALFLGIYLAALLGNGIILTAVACDHRLHTPMYFFLLNLALLDLGSISTTLPKAMANSLWDTRAISYQGCAAQVLFLVFLVGAEYCLLTVMAYDRYVAICKPLHYGSLLSSRACVKMAAAAWGSGFLNAVLHTANTFSVPLCQGNAVDQFFCEIPHILKLSCSHAYLRVVFLLIVSLCLAFACFVFIAFSYVQIFRAVLRMPSEQGQHKAFSMCLPHLAVISLTVSTAMVAYLKPPSISSLSLDLMVSFLYSVLPPTVNPLIYSMRNKELKDALWKLFGHLLLQHP, encoded by the coding sequence atgcccaacagcagctctgtgagcgagttcctcctgctggcatttgcagacacgcgggagctgcagctcttgcacttcgcgctcttcctgggcatctacctggctgccctcctgggcaatggcatcatcctcaccgccgtagcctgtgaccaccgcctccacacccccatgtacttcttcctcctcaacctcgctctcctcgacctgggctccatctccaccactctgcccaaagccatggccaattccctctgggacacaaGGGCCATttcctatcaagggtgtgctgcccAAGTCCTCTTTTTAGTCTTCTTGGTTGGAGCAGAGTATTGCCTTCTCACcgtcatggcctacgaccgctacgttgccatctgcaaacccctgcactacgggagcctcctgagcagcagagcttgtgtcaagatggcagcagctgcctggggcagtggctttctcaatgctgtcctgcacacggccaatacattttcagtgcccctctgccaaggcaatgctgtggaccagttcttctgtgaaatcccccacaTCCTCAAGCTCTCTTGCTCACATGCCTACCTAAGGGTGGTTTTTCTTCTTATAGTTAGTCTCTGTTTAGCATTTgcgtgttttgttttcattgcattttcttatgtgcagatcttcagggctgtgctgaggatgccctctgagcagggccagcacaaagctttttccatgtgcctccctcacctggctgtcaTCTCTCTGactgtcagcactgccatggttgcctacctgaagcccccctccatctcctccctttccctggACTTGATGGTGTCATTTTTATACTCGGTGTTGCCTCCaacagtgaaccccctcatctacagcatgagaaacaaggagcttAAGGATGCCTTGTGGAAACTCTTTGGACACCTGCTTCTTCAGCATCCATAA
- the LOC106045959 gene encoding olfactory receptor 14A16-like codes for MPNSSSVSVFFLLGFADTRELQLLHFGLFLGIYLAALLGNGLILTAVACDHRLHTPMYFFLLNLALLDLGSISTTLPKAMANSLWDTRAITYEGCAAQVFLFVSLSGAEFSLLTVMAYDRYVAICKPLHYGSLLGRRACAKMAAAAWASGVLDAVLHTANTFSLPFCQGNALDQFFCEIPQILKLSCSDSYLREVGALVFSISLVFSCFVFIVVSYMQIFRVVLRMPSEQGRHKAFATCLPHLTVVSLFVSTGMFAYLKPPSISSLSLDLVVAVLYSVVPPAVNPLIYSMRNQELKDAVKKLFLFLPLKHEY; via the coding sequence atgcccaacagcagctctgtgagcgtGTTCTTCCTGCTGGGAtttgcagacacgcgggagctgcagctcttgcacttcgggctcttcctaggcatctacctggctgccctcctgggcaacggcctcatcctcaccgccgtagcctgcgaccaccgcctccacacccccatgtacttcttcctcctcaacctcgccctcctggACCTtggatccatctccaccactctccccaaagccatggccaattccctgTGGGACACAAGGGCCATCACTTATGAAGGGTGTGCTGCCcaggtctttctgtttgtttccttgtctGGAGCAGAGTTTTCTCTTCTCACagtcatggcctacgaccgctacgttgccatctgcaagcctctgcactacgggagcctcctgggcagaAGAGCTTGTGccaagatggcagcagctgcctgggccaGTGGGGTTCTtgatgctgtcctgcacactgccaatacattttccctgcccttctgccaaggcaatgctctggatcagttcttctgtgaaatcccccagatcctcaaactctcctgctcagattcctacctcagggaagttggggctCTTGTGTTTAGTATTTCtttagtgttttcttgttttgttttcattgtggtgtcctacATGCAGATCTTCAGGGTGGTcctgaggatgccctctgagcagggccggcacaaagcctttgcAACTTGTCTCCCTCACCTGACCGTGGTCTCCCTTTTTGTCAGCACCGGtatgtttgcctacctgaagccaccctccatctcctccctgtccctggacctggtggtggcagttctctactcggtggtgcctccagcagttaaccccctcatctacagcatgaggaaccaggagctcaaggatgcagtgaagaagctgtttttatttttgcctcttaAGCATGAATATTGA
- the LOC136787486 gene encoding olfactory receptor 14C36-like: MSNSSSVSEFLLLGFADTRELQLLHFGLFLGIYLAALLGNGLILTAVACDHRLHTPMYFFLLNLALIDLGCISTTLPKAMANSLWDTRDISYQGCAAQVFFFVFLFGAEYSFLTVMAYDRYVAICKPLHYGSLLGSRACAKMAAAAWGSGFLTAVLHTATTFSLPLCQGNAVDQFFCEIPHILKLSCSDSYLREVGALVFSVYLGFGCFVFIVISYVQIFRVVLRMPSVQGRHKAFSTCLPHLVVVSLFLSTVVFAHLKPPSVSSPSLDLVVAVLYSVVPPAVNPLIYSMRNQELKDALRELMP; encoded by the coding sequence atgtccaacagcagctctgtgagcgagttcctcctcctgggatttgcagacacgcgggaactgcagctcctgcactttggactcttcctgggcatctacctggctgccctcctgggcaacggcctcatcctcaccgccgtagcctgcgaccaccgcctccacacccccatgtacttcttcctcctcaaccttgCCCTCATTGACCTGGGatgcatctccaccactctccccaaagccatggccaattccctgTGGGACACAAGGgacatctcctatcaagggtgtgctgcccaggtcttcttttttgtcttcttgtttGGAGCAGAATACTCTTTTCTCACcgtcatggcctacgaccgctacgttgccatctgcaagcccctgcactacgggagcctcctgggcagcagagcttgtgccaagatggcagcagctgcctggggcagtggctttctcactgctgtcctgcacacggccactacattttccctgcccctctgccaaggcaatgctgtggaccagttcttctgtgaaatcccccacatcctcaagctctcctgctcagattcctacctcagggaagttggggcacttgtgtttagtgtttATTTAGGCTttggatgttttgttttcattgtgatatcctatgtgcagattttcagggtGGTTCTGAGGATGCCTTCAGtgcagggccggcacaaagccttttccacatgcctccctcacctggtcgtggtctccctgtttctcagcactgtcGTGTTTGCCCACTTGAAGCCCCCCTCCGTCTCTTCACCATCCCTGGActtggtggtggcagttctctactcagtggtgcctccagcagtgaaccccctcatctacagcatgaggaatcAGGAGCTGAAGGATGCTTTAAGGGAACTGATGCCTtga